The proteins below are encoded in one region of Alosa sapidissima isolate fAloSap1 chromosome 24, fAloSap1.pri, whole genome shotgun sequence:
- the mapta gene encoding microtubule-associated protein tau isoform X5: protein MVPGKARAFSGIAMDQQHQDFLSSSPNSHGLHYNSSDTMATSLSGMTINDHHHGNQFHKENGVAVGHMGPGDCPMKVEAEESEPLPEERKDGTVSISKLKETQSAPSGQEVSTADDPTATAEGLQDELASPSEVMEAQSAHSRVEGDLAECLEQAAEETECGLASPSAIAETESALSVEEGQLADDPTATAEGLQDELASPSEVMEAQSAHSRVEGDLAECLEQAAEETECGLASPSAIAETKSALSVEEGQLVECLEPAAEEADDGQLSVSEHSEADIAPSASGGNMASPTAQPKADIDADKRTTRTALSKARPSSLKRPTAVPPSLRRKAPTPPSSRCPPAPSKPPISGPRESQLRAPGARPHAAGTKIPAMTPTQSVNGKAAAAKNGKVSPKATDASGGNSPGTPKSPASKSLGTKSPATGKEIKKVAVIRSTPKSPGSLKGRSPAPLAAAAPLPDLKGVKSKIGSTANLKHQPGGGQVQILDKKMDLSSVQSKCGSKANLKYQPGGGNIQILDQKVDFSNVQSRCGSKANLKHTPGGGRVQILEKKMDFSNVQSKCGSKGNIKHVPGGGNVQIVDQKLDLSSVQSRCGSKDNMKHVPGGGNVQIVHKKIDLTNVQSKCGSKDNIHHKPGGGGRRIESHKLNFRETAKARTDHGAEIVSLEDSPHDLSTVSSSGSINMADSPQLSTLADQVSASLAQQGL from the exons CCTTTAGTGGAATTGCTATGGACCAGCAGCACCAGGACTTCCTGAGTTCTTCACCGAACAGCCACGGGCTTCACTACAACTCCTCGGATACCATGGCGACTTCCCTCTCCGGTATGACCATCAATGAccatcaccatggcaaccagTTCCATAAGGAGAACGGCGTTGCAGTGGGGCACATGGGACCAGGAGATTGTCCAATGAAAG TGGAGGCTGAGGAGTCCGAGCCTTTgccagaggagagaaaggatggGACTGTGTCCATCTCTAAGCTGAAGGAGACTCAGAGCGCCCCCTCTGGTCAGGAGGTGTCCACTG CAGATGacccaacagcaacagcagaagGGTTACAGGATGAGCTAGCCTCACCATCGGAGGTCATGGAGGCTCAGAGCGCCCACTCTAGAGTAGAGGGGGACCTCG CAGAGTGTCTAGAGCAAGCAGCGGAAGAGACAGAGTGTGGGCTAGCCTCCCCATCTGCCATCGCTGAGACTGAGAGCGCCCTCTCTGTTGAGGAGGGGCAACTAG CAGACGacccaacagcaacagcagaagGGTTACAGGATGAGCTAGCCTCACCATCGGAGGTCATGGAGGCTCAGAGCGCCCACTCTAGAGTAGAGGGGGACCTCG CAGAGTGTCTAGAGCAAGCAGCGGAAGAGACAGAGTGTGGGCTAGCCTCCCCATCTGCCATCGCTGAGACTAAGAGCGCCCTCTCTGTTGAGGAGGGGCAACTAG TGGAATGCCTGGAACCTGCAGCAGAGGAAGCTGATGATGGTCAATTGTCTGTGTCTGAGCACTCTGAAGCTGACATCGCCCCCTCTG CAAGTGGAGGAAACATGGCTTCTCCAACAG CACAACCCAAGGCTGACATTGATGCTGACAAGCGG ACCACCCGAACAGCCCTTTCCAAAGCTAGACCCTCCTCCCTAAAAAGGCCCACCGCAGTCCCCCCGTCCCTCAGAAGGAAAGCCCCAACCCCCCCTTCTAGCAGGTGCCCCCCAGCCCCCTCCAAGCCCCCCATCTCTGGGCCCAGAGAGAGCCAGCTCAGG GCTCCAGGTGCAAGACCTCATGCTGCAGGCACTAAGATCCCAGCCATGACACCAACTCAGTCGG TCAATGGCAAAGCTGCTGCTGCCAAGAATGGCAAAG TCTCCCCCAAGGCCACCGATGCGAGTGGGGGCAACAGCCCTGGCACCCCCAAATCCCCCGCCAGCAAATCGCTGGGTACCAAGTCCCCCGCCACCGGCAAGGAGATTAAGAAGGTGGCCGTGATCCGCTCCACGCCCAAATCCCCCGGGTCGCTCAAGGGCCGCTCACCAGCCCCGCTGGCCGCCGCCGCCCCACTGCCTGACCTCAAGGGGGTCAAGTCCAAGATCGGCTCCACGGCCAACCTCAAGCACCAGCCAGGCGGAGGACAG GTCCAAATTCTGGATAAGAAGATGGACTTGAGCAGTGTCCAGTCTAAATGTGGATCCAAAGCCAATCTGAAATATCAGCCAGGAGGTGGAAAT ATCCAAATTCTCGATCAGAAGGTGGACTTCAGCAACGTCCAGTCCAGGTGTGGATCGAAGGCCAACCTCAAGCATACTCCAGGAGGTGGCAGA GTGCAAATTCTTGAGAAGAAGATGGACTTCAGTAATGTTCAGTCTAAGTGCGGCTCCAAAGGCAATATCAAACATGTACCGGGAGGTGGCAAT GTTCAAATTGTTGATCAGAAGTTGGACTTAAGTAGTGTCCAGTCTAGGTGTGGATCCAAAGACAATATGAAACATGTGCCAGGAGGTGGAAAT GTTCAGATTGTCCACAAGAAGATTGATCTGACCAACGTGCAGTCGAAGTGCGGCTCTAAAGACAACATCCACCACAAGCCAGGAGGTGGAGGGAGAAGG ATTGAGTCGCACAAGCTGAACTTCCGCGAGACAGCAAAGGCCCGCACCGACCACGGCGCCGAGATTGTCTCCCTGGAGGACTCGCCCCACGACCTCAGCACCGTCTCCTCCTCAGGCAGCATCAACATGGCCGACTCGCCGCAGCTCTCCACACTGGCCGACCAGGTGTCGGCATCTCTTGCCCAGCAGGGTTTGTGA
- the mapta gene encoding microtubule-associated protein tau isoform X8, with translation MDQQHQDFLSSSPNSHGLHYNSSDTMATSLSGMTINDHHHGNQFHKENGVAVGHMGPGDCPMKVEAEESEPLPEERKDGTVSISKLKETQSAPSGQEVSTADDPTATAEGLQDELASPSEVMEAQSAHSRVEGDLAECLEQAAEETECGLASPSAIAETESALSVEEGQLADDPTATAEGLQDELASPSEVMEAQSAHSRVEGDLAECLEQAAEETECGLASPSAIAETKSALSVEEGQLVECLEPAAEEADDGQLSVSEHSEADIAPSGEGEECASGGNMASPTAQPKADIDADKRTTRTALSKARPSSLKRPTAVPPSLRRKAPTPPSSRCPPAPSKPPISGPRESQLRAPGARPHAAGTKIPAMTPTQSVNGKAAAAKNGKVSPKATDASGGNSPGTPKSPASKSLGTKSPATGKEIKKVAVIRSTPKSPGSLKGRSPAPLAAAAPLPDLKGVKSKIGSTANLKHQPGGGQVQILDKKMDLSSVQSKCGSKANLKYQPGGGNIQILDQKVDFSNVQSRCGSKANLKHTPGGGRVQILEKKMDFSNVQSKCGSKGNIKHVPGGGNVQIVDQKLDLSSVQSRCGSKDNMKHVPGGGNVQIVHKKIDLTNVQSKCGSKDNIHHKPGGGGRRIESHKLNFRETAKARTDHGAEIVSLEDSPHDLSTVSSSGSINMADSPQLSTLADQVSASLAQQGL, from the exons ATGGACCAGCAGCACCAGGACTTCCTGAGTTCTTCACCGAACAGCCACGGGCTTCACTACAACTCCTCGGATACCATGGCGACTTCCCTCTCCGGTATGACCATCAATGAccatcaccatggcaaccagTTCCATAAGGAGAACGGCGTTGCAGTGGGGCACATGGGACCAGGAGATTGTCCAATGAAAG TGGAGGCTGAGGAGTCCGAGCCTTTgccagaggagagaaaggatggGACTGTGTCCATCTCTAAGCTGAAGGAGACTCAGAGCGCCCCCTCTGGTCAGGAGGTGTCCACTG CAGATGacccaacagcaacagcagaagGGTTACAGGATGAGCTAGCCTCACCATCGGAGGTCATGGAGGCTCAGAGCGCCCACTCTAGAGTAGAGGGGGACCTCG CAGAGTGTCTAGAGCAAGCAGCGGAAGAGACAGAGTGTGGGCTAGCCTCCCCATCTGCCATCGCTGAGACTGAGAGCGCCCTCTCTGTTGAGGAGGGGCAACTAG CAGACGacccaacagcaacagcagaagGGTTACAGGATGAGCTAGCCTCACCATCGGAGGTCATGGAGGCTCAGAGCGCCCACTCTAGAGTAGAGGGGGACCTCG CAGAGTGTCTAGAGCAAGCAGCGGAAGAGACAGAGTGTGGGCTAGCCTCCCCATCTGCCATCGCTGAGACTAAGAGCGCCCTCTCTGTTGAGGAGGGGCAACTAG TGGAATGCCTGGAACCTGCAGCAGAGGAAGCTGATGATGGTCAATTGTCTGTGTCTGAGCACTCTGAAGCTGACATCGCCCCCTCTGGTGAGGGGGAGGAGTGTG CAAGTGGAGGAAACATGGCTTCTCCAACAG CACAACCCAAGGCTGACATTGATGCTGACAAGCGG ACCACCCGAACAGCCCTTTCCAAAGCTAGACCCTCCTCCCTAAAAAGGCCCACCGCAGTCCCCCCGTCCCTCAGAAGGAAAGCCCCAACCCCCCCTTCTAGCAGGTGCCCCCCAGCCCCCTCCAAGCCCCCCATCTCTGGGCCCAGAGAGAGCCAGCTCAGG GCTCCAGGTGCAAGACCTCATGCTGCAGGCACTAAGATCCCAGCCATGACACCAACTCAGTCGG TCAATGGCAAAGCTGCTGCTGCCAAGAATGGCAAAG TCTCCCCCAAGGCCACCGATGCGAGTGGGGGCAACAGCCCTGGCACCCCCAAATCCCCCGCCAGCAAATCGCTGGGTACCAAGTCCCCCGCCACCGGCAAGGAGATTAAGAAGGTGGCCGTGATCCGCTCCACGCCCAAATCCCCCGGGTCGCTCAAGGGCCGCTCACCAGCCCCGCTGGCCGCCGCCGCCCCACTGCCTGACCTCAAGGGGGTCAAGTCCAAGATCGGCTCCACGGCCAACCTCAAGCACCAGCCAGGCGGAGGACAG GTCCAAATTCTGGATAAGAAGATGGACTTGAGCAGTGTCCAGTCTAAATGTGGATCCAAAGCCAATCTGAAATATCAGCCAGGAGGTGGAAAT ATCCAAATTCTCGATCAGAAGGTGGACTTCAGCAACGTCCAGTCCAGGTGTGGATCGAAGGCCAACCTCAAGCATACTCCAGGAGGTGGCAGA GTGCAAATTCTTGAGAAGAAGATGGACTTCAGTAATGTTCAGTCTAAGTGCGGCTCCAAAGGCAATATCAAACATGTACCGGGAGGTGGCAAT GTTCAAATTGTTGATCAGAAGTTGGACTTAAGTAGTGTCCAGTCTAGGTGTGGATCCAAAGACAATATGAAACATGTGCCAGGAGGTGGAAAT GTTCAGATTGTCCACAAGAAGATTGATCTGACCAACGTGCAGTCGAAGTGCGGCTCTAAAGACAACATCCACCACAAGCCAGGAGGTGGAGGGAGAAGG ATTGAGTCGCACAAGCTGAACTTCCGCGAGACAGCAAAGGCCCGCACCGACCACGGCGCCGAGATTGTCTCCCTGGAGGACTCGCCCCACGACCTCAGCACCGTCTCCTCCTCAGGCAGCATCAACATGGCCGACTCGCCGCAGCTCTCCACACTGGCCGACCAGGTGTCGGCATCTCTTGCCCAGCAGGGTTTGTGA
- the mapta gene encoding microtubule-associated protein tau isoform X22, whose product MVPGKARAFSGIAMDQQHQDFLSSSPNSHGLHYNSSDTMATSLSGMTINDHHHGNQFHKENGVAVGHMGPGDCPMKADDPTATAEGLQDELASPSEVMEAQSAHSRVEGDLAECLEQAAEETECGLASPSAIAETKSALSVEEGQLVECLEPAAEEADDGQLSVSEHSEADIAPSGEGEECASGGNMASPTAQPKADIDADKRTTRTALSKARPSSLKRPTAVPPSLRRKAPTPPSSRCPPAPSKPPISGPRESQLRAPGARPHAAGTKIPAMTPTQSVNGKAAAAKNGKVSPKATDASGGNSPGTPKSPASKSLGTKSPATGKEIKKVAVIRSTPKSPGSLKGRSPAPLAAAAPLPDLKGVKSKIGSTANLKHQPGGGQVQILDKKMDLSSVQSKCGSKANLKYQPGGGNIQILDQKVDFSNVQSRCGSKANLKHTPGGGRVQILEKKMDFSNVQSKCGSKGNIKHVPGGGNVQIVDQKLDLSSVQSRCGSKDNMKHVPGGGNVQIVHKKIDLTNVQSKCGSKDNIHHKPGGGGRRIESHKLNFRETAKARTDHGAEIVSLEDSPHDLSTVSSSGSINMADSPQLSTLADQVSASLAQQGL is encoded by the exons CCTTTAGTGGAATTGCTATGGACCAGCAGCACCAGGACTTCCTGAGTTCTTCACCGAACAGCCACGGGCTTCACTACAACTCCTCGGATACCATGGCGACTTCCCTCTCCGGTATGACCATCAATGAccatcaccatggcaaccagTTCCATAAGGAGAACGGCGTTGCAGTGGGGCACATGGGACCAGGAGATTGTCCAATGAAAG CAGACGacccaacagcaacagcagaagGGTTACAGGATGAGCTAGCCTCACCATCGGAGGTCATGGAGGCTCAGAGCGCCCACTCTAGAGTAGAGGGGGACCTCG CAGAGTGTCTAGAGCAAGCAGCGGAAGAGACAGAGTGTGGGCTAGCCTCCCCATCTGCCATCGCTGAGACTAAGAGCGCCCTCTCTGTTGAGGAGGGGCAACTAG TGGAATGCCTGGAACCTGCAGCAGAGGAAGCTGATGATGGTCAATTGTCTGTGTCTGAGCACTCTGAAGCTGACATCGCCCCCTCTGGTGAGGGGGAGGAGTGTG CAAGTGGAGGAAACATGGCTTCTCCAACAG CACAACCCAAGGCTGACATTGATGCTGACAAGCGG ACCACCCGAACAGCCCTTTCCAAAGCTAGACCCTCCTCCCTAAAAAGGCCCACCGCAGTCCCCCCGTCCCTCAGAAGGAAAGCCCCAACCCCCCCTTCTAGCAGGTGCCCCCCAGCCCCCTCCAAGCCCCCCATCTCTGGGCCCAGAGAGAGCCAGCTCAGG GCTCCAGGTGCAAGACCTCATGCTGCAGGCACTAAGATCCCAGCCATGACACCAACTCAGTCGG TCAATGGCAAAGCTGCTGCTGCCAAGAATGGCAAAG TCTCCCCCAAGGCCACCGATGCGAGTGGGGGCAACAGCCCTGGCACCCCCAAATCCCCCGCCAGCAAATCGCTGGGTACCAAGTCCCCCGCCACCGGCAAGGAGATTAAGAAGGTGGCCGTGATCCGCTCCACGCCCAAATCCCCCGGGTCGCTCAAGGGCCGCTCACCAGCCCCGCTGGCCGCCGCCGCCCCACTGCCTGACCTCAAGGGGGTCAAGTCCAAGATCGGCTCCACGGCCAACCTCAAGCACCAGCCAGGCGGAGGACAG GTCCAAATTCTGGATAAGAAGATGGACTTGAGCAGTGTCCAGTCTAAATGTGGATCCAAAGCCAATCTGAAATATCAGCCAGGAGGTGGAAAT ATCCAAATTCTCGATCAGAAGGTGGACTTCAGCAACGTCCAGTCCAGGTGTGGATCGAAGGCCAACCTCAAGCATACTCCAGGAGGTGGCAGA GTGCAAATTCTTGAGAAGAAGATGGACTTCAGTAATGTTCAGTCTAAGTGCGGCTCCAAAGGCAATATCAAACATGTACCGGGAGGTGGCAAT GTTCAAATTGTTGATCAGAAGTTGGACTTAAGTAGTGTCCAGTCTAGGTGTGGATCCAAAGACAATATGAAACATGTGCCAGGAGGTGGAAAT GTTCAGATTGTCCACAAGAAGATTGATCTGACCAACGTGCAGTCGAAGTGCGGCTCTAAAGACAACATCCACCACAAGCCAGGAGGTGGAGGGAGAAGG ATTGAGTCGCACAAGCTGAACTTCCGCGAGACAGCAAAGGCCCGCACCGACCACGGCGCCGAGATTGTCTCCCTGGAGGACTCGCCCCACGACCTCAGCACCGTCTCCTCCTCAGGCAGCATCAACATGGCCGACTCGCCGCAGCTCTCCACACTGGCCGACCAGGTGTCGGCATCTCTTGCCCAGCAGGGTTTGTGA
- the mapta gene encoding microtubule-associated protein tau isoform X15, with product MVPGKARAFSGIAMDQQHQDFLSSSPNSHGLHYNSSDTMATSLSGMTINDHHHGNQFHKENGVAVGHMGPGDCPMKDDPTATAEGLQDELASPSEVMEAQSAHSRVEGDLECLEQAAEETECGLASPSAIAETESALSVEEGQLADDPTATAEGLQDELASPSEVMEAQSAHSRVEGDLAECLEQAAEETECGLASPSAIAETKSALSVEEGQLVECLEPAAEEADDGQLSVSEHSEADIAPSGEGEECASGGNMASPTAQPKADIDADKRTTRTALSKARPSSLKRPTAVPPSLRRKAPTPPSSRCPPAPSKPPISGPRESQLRAPGARPHAAGTKIPAMTPTQSVNGKAAAAKNGKVSPKATDASGGNSPGTPKSPASKSLGTKSPATGKEIKKVAVIRSTPKSPGSLKGRSPAPLAAAAPLPDLKGVKSKIGSTANLKHQPGGGQVQILDKKMDLSSVQSKCGSKANLKYQPGGGNIQILDQKVDFSNVQSRCGSKANLKHTPGGGRVQILEKKMDFSNVQSKCGSKGNIKHVPGGGNVQIVDQKLDLSSVQSRCGSKDNMKHVPGGGNVQIVHKKIDLTNVQSKCGSKDNIHHKPGGGGRRIESHKLNFRETAKARTDHGAEIVSLEDSPHDLSTVSSSGSINMADSPQLSTLADQVSASLAQQGL from the exons CCTTTAGTGGAATTGCTATGGACCAGCAGCACCAGGACTTCCTGAGTTCTTCACCGAACAGCCACGGGCTTCACTACAACTCCTCGGATACCATGGCGACTTCCCTCTCCGGTATGACCATCAATGAccatcaccatggcaaccagTTCCATAAGGAGAACGGCGTTGCAGTGGGGCACATGGGACCAGGAGATTGTCCAATGAAAG ATGacccaacagcaacagcagaagGGTTACAGGATGAGCTAGCCTCACCATCGGAGGTCATGGAGGCTCAGAGCGCCCACTCTAGAGTAGAGGGGGACCTCG AGTGTCTAGAGCAAGCAGCGGAAGAGACAGAGTGTGGGCTAGCCTCCCCATCTGCCATCGCTGAGACTGAGAGCGCCCTCTCTGTTGAGGAGGGGCAACTAG CAGACGacccaacagcaacagcagaagGGTTACAGGATGAGCTAGCCTCACCATCGGAGGTCATGGAGGCTCAGAGCGCCCACTCTAGAGTAGAGGGGGACCTCG CAGAGTGTCTAGAGCAAGCAGCGGAAGAGACAGAGTGTGGGCTAGCCTCCCCATCTGCCATCGCTGAGACTAAGAGCGCCCTCTCTGTTGAGGAGGGGCAACTAG TGGAATGCCTGGAACCTGCAGCAGAGGAAGCTGATGATGGTCAATTGTCTGTGTCTGAGCACTCTGAAGCTGACATCGCCCCCTCTGGTGAGGGGGAGGAGTGTG CAAGTGGAGGAAACATGGCTTCTCCAACAG CACAACCCAAGGCTGACATTGATGCTGACAAGCGG ACCACCCGAACAGCCCTTTCCAAAGCTAGACCCTCCTCCCTAAAAAGGCCCACCGCAGTCCCCCCGTCCCTCAGAAGGAAAGCCCCAACCCCCCCTTCTAGCAGGTGCCCCCCAGCCCCCTCCAAGCCCCCCATCTCTGGGCCCAGAGAGAGCCAGCTCAGG GCTCCAGGTGCAAGACCTCATGCTGCAGGCACTAAGATCCCAGCCATGACACCAACTCAGTCGG TCAATGGCAAAGCTGCTGCTGCCAAGAATGGCAAAG TCTCCCCCAAGGCCACCGATGCGAGTGGGGGCAACAGCCCTGGCACCCCCAAATCCCCCGCCAGCAAATCGCTGGGTACCAAGTCCCCCGCCACCGGCAAGGAGATTAAGAAGGTGGCCGTGATCCGCTCCACGCCCAAATCCCCCGGGTCGCTCAAGGGCCGCTCACCAGCCCCGCTGGCCGCCGCCGCCCCACTGCCTGACCTCAAGGGGGTCAAGTCCAAGATCGGCTCCACGGCCAACCTCAAGCACCAGCCAGGCGGAGGACAG GTCCAAATTCTGGATAAGAAGATGGACTTGAGCAGTGTCCAGTCTAAATGTGGATCCAAAGCCAATCTGAAATATCAGCCAGGAGGTGGAAAT ATCCAAATTCTCGATCAGAAGGTGGACTTCAGCAACGTCCAGTCCAGGTGTGGATCGAAGGCCAACCTCAAGCATACTCCAGGAGGTGGCAGA GTGCAAATTCTTGAGAAGAAGATGGACTTCAGTAATGTTCAGTCTAAGTGCGGCTCCAAAGGCAATATCAAACATGTACCGGGAGGTGGCAAT GTTCAAATTGTTGATCAGAAGTTGGACTTAAGTAGTGTCCAGTCTAGGTGTGGATCCAAAGACAATATGAAACATGTGCCAGGAGGTGGAAAT GTTCAGATTGTCCACAAGAAGATTGATCTGACCAACGTGCAGTCGAAGTGCGGCTCTAAAGACAACATCCACCACAAGCCAGGAGGTGGAGGGAGAAGG ATTGAGTCGCACAAGCTGAACTTCCGCGAGACAGCAAAGGCCCGCACCGACCACGGCGCCGAGATTGTCTCCCTGGAGGACTCGCCCCACGACCTCAGCACCGTCTCCTCCTCAGGCAGCATCAACATGGCCGACTCGCCGCAGCTCTCCACACTGGCCGACCAGGTGTCGGCATCTCTTGCCCAGCAGGGTTTGTGA
- the mapta gene encoding microtubule-associated protein tau isoform X1, with amino-acid sequence MVPGKARAFSGIAMDQQHQDFLSSSPNSHGLHYNSSDTMATSLSGMTINDHHHGNQFHKENGVAVGHMGPGDCPMKVEAEESEPLPEERKDGTVSISKLKETQSAPSGQEVSTADDPTATAEGLQDELASPSEVMEAQSAHSRVEGDLAECLEQAAEETECGLASPSAIAETESALSVEEGQLADDPTATAEGLQDELASPSEVMEAQSAHSRVEGDLAECLEQAAEETECGLASPSAIAETKSALSVEEGQLVECLEPAAEEADDGQLSVSEHSEADIAPSGEGEECASGGNMASPTAQPKADIDADKRTTRTALSKARPSSLKRPTAVPPSLRRKAPTPPSSRCPPAPSKPPISGPRESQLRAPGARPHAAGTKIPAMTPTQSVNGKAAAAKNGKVSPKATDASGGNSPGTPKSPASKSLGTKSPATGKEIKKVAVIRSTPKSPGSLKGRSPAPLAAAAPLPDLKGVKSKIGSTANLKHQPGGGQVQILDKKMDLSSVQSKCGSKANLKYQPGGGNIQILDQKVDFSNVQSRCGSKANLKHTPGGGRVQILEKKMDFSNVQSKCGSKGNIKHVPGGGNVQIVDQKLDLSSVQSRCGSKDNMKHVPGGGNVQIVHKKIDLTNVQSKCGSKDNIHHKPGGGGRRIESHKLNFRETAKARTDHGAEIVSLEDSPHDLSTVSSSGSINMADSPQLSTLADQVSASLAQQGL; translated from the exons CCTTTAGTGGAATTGCTATGGACCAGCAGCACCAGGACTTCCTGAGTTCTTCACCGAACAGCCACGGGCTTCACTACAACTCCTCGGATACCATGGCGACTTCCCTCTCCGGTATGACCATCAATGAccatcaccatggcaaccagTTCCATAAGGAGAACGGCGTTGCAGTGGGGCACATGGGACCAGGAGATTGTCCAATGAAAG TGGAGGCTGAGGAGTCCGAGCCTTTgccagaggagagaaaggatggGACTGTGTCCATCTCTAAGCTGAAGGAGACTCAGAGCGCCCCCTCTGGTCAGGAGGTGTCCACTG CAGATGacccaacagcaacagcagaagGGTTACAGGATGAGCTAGCCTCACCATCGGAGGTCATGGAGGCTCAGAGCGCCCACTCTAGAGTAGAGGGGGACCTCG CAGAGTGTCTAGAGCAAGCAGCGGAAGAGACAGAGTGTGGGCTAGCCTCCCCATCTGCCATCGCTGAGACTGAGAGCGCCCTCTCTGTTGAGGAGGGGCAACTAG CAGACGacccaacagcaacagcagaagGGTTACAGGATGAGCTAGCCTCACCATCGGAGGTCATGGAGGCTCAGAGCGCCCACTCTAGAGTAGAGGGGGACCTCG CAGAGTGTCTAGAGCAAGCAGCGGAAGAGACAGAGTGTGGGCTAGCCTCCCCATCTGCCATCGCTGAGACTAAGAGCGCCCTCTCTGTTGAGGAGGGGCAACTAG TGGAATGCCTGGAACCTGCAGCAGAGGAAGCTGATGATGGTCAATTGTCTGTGTCTGAGCACTCTGAAGCTGACATCGCCCCCTCTGGTGAGGGGGAGGAGTGTG CAAGTGGAGGAAACATGGCTTCTCCAACAG CACAACCCAAGGCTGACATTGATGCTGACAAGCGG ACCACCCGAACAGCCCTTTCCAAAGCTAGACCCTCCTCCCTAAAAAGGCCCACCGCAGTCCCCCCGTCCCTCAGAAGGAAAGCCCCAACCCCCCCTTCTAGCAGGTGCCCCCCAGCCCCCTCCAAGCCCCCCATCTCTGGGCCCAGAGAGAGCCAGCTCAGG GCTCCAGGTGCAAGACCTCATGCTGCAGGCACTAAGATCCCAGCCATGACACCAACTCAGTCGG TCAATGGCAAAGCTGCTGCTGCCAAGAATGGCAAAG TCTCCCCCAAGGCCACCGATGCGAGTGGGGGCAACAGCCCTGGCACCCCCAAATCCCCCGCCAGCAAATCGCTGGGTACCAAGTCCCCCGCCACCGGCAAGGAGATTAAGAAGGTGGCCGTGATCCGCTCCACGCCCAAATCCCCCGGGTCGCTCAAGGGCCGCTCACCAGCCCCGCTGGCCGCCGCCGCCCCACTGCCTGACCTCAAGGGGGTCAAGTCCAAGATCGGCTCCACGGCCAACCTCAAGCACCAGCCAGGCGGAGGACAG GTCCAAATTCTGGATAAGAAGATGGACTTGAGCAGTGTCCAGTCTAAATGTGGATCCAAAGCCAATCTGAAATATCAGCCAGGAGGTGGAAAT ATCCAAATTCTCGATCAGAAGGTGGACTTCAGCAACGTCCAGTCCAGGTGTGGATCGAAGGCCAACCTCAAGCATACTCCAGGAGGTGGCAGA GTGCAAATTCTTGAGAAGAAGATGGACTTCAGTAATGTTCAGTCTAAGTGCGGCTCCAAAGGCAATATCAAACATGTACCGGGAGGTGGCAAT GTTCAAATTGTTGATCAGAAGTTGGACTTAAGTAGTGTCCAGTCTAGGTGTGGATCCAAAGACAATATGAAACATGTGCCAGGAGGTGGAAAT GTTCAGATTGTCCACAAGAAGATTGATCTGACCAACGTGCAGTCGAAGTGCGGCTCTAAAGACAACATCCACCACAAGCCAGGAGGTGGAGGGAGAAGG ATTGAGTCGCACAAGCTGAACTTCCGCGAGACAGCAAAGGCCCGCACCGACCACGGCGCCGAGATTGTCTCCCTGGAGGACTCGCCCCACGACCTCAGCACCGTCTCCTCCTCAGGCAGCATCAACATGGCCGACTCGCCGCAGCTCTCCACACTGGCCGACCAGGTGTCGGCATCTCTTGCCCAGCAGGGTTTGTGA